A stretch of DNA from Candidatus Pseudomonas phytovorans:
AGCACCAGGAAGACAATGAACAGGATCTTCGCAATACCCGTCGCAGCGCCGGCGATACCACCGAAGCCCAGTACGGCAGCGACAATGGCGATGATGAGGAAAGTGATAGCCCAACTCAGCATGGTGGTTCTCCTTTCTTTTTCAGAATCGATCCGGACGGCAGGTCAGAAGACCCAACGGTCCTGTGGTACGACATTTTCCAAAGTGGCCGGTGAGGCAGTAGCCTGGCCAGCAGGCAGCCGGTCAGCCGCCTGGACCAGGGTGTTGGCACGGGTGGCCTGAATCTGCGTCAACAGTGCAGTCTGCGCTGCCACTTGCTCCGCCAGGCGTGCGGTCTGCCAGCTGTAATAGAAGAGGCCGGCGGCCAAGGTCAGCAGCAGCGCCATGCCAAGTGACAGCATCTGGCGCAGGGGCAGTGCAG
This window harbors:
- a CDS encoding DUF1328 domain-containing protein, which gives rise to MLSWAITFLIIAIVAAVLGFGGIAGAATGIAKILFIVFLVLFVASFFFGRGRG